One genomic segment of Profundibacter amoris includes these proteins:
- a CDS encoding corrinoid protein, with protein sequence MAEEDDLILSELSDDELVLQMHDDLYDGMKEEIEEGVTILLDRKWEPYRVLTEALVAGMTIVGADFRDGILFVPEVLLAANAMKGGMAILKPLLAESGAPRMGKMVIGTVKGDIHDIGKNLVSMMMEGAGFEIVDLGINNPVEDYLDALTREDADILGMSALLTTTMPYMKVVIDTMIEKGIRDDYIVLVGGAPLNEEFGKAIGANAYCRDAAVAVETAKDLMLRKHNQMAAG encoded by the coding sequence ATGGCCGAAGAAGATGATCTGATCCTGTCCGAACTGTCTGACGACGAACTTGTGCTGCAAATGCACGATGACCTGTATGACGGCATGAAAGAGGAAATCGAGGAAGGTGTGACCATCCTGCTGGACCGCAAATGGGAACCCTACCGCGTTCTGACCGAAGCCCTTGTGGCTGGCATGACCATCGTCGGGGCCGATTTCCGCGACGGCATCCTGTTTGTTCCCGAGGTTCTGTTGGCCGCCAACGCGATGAAGGGCGGCATGGCCATCCTGAAACCGCTGCTGGCCGAATCCGGCGCGCCGCGCATGGGCAAAATGGTGATCGGCACGGTCAAGGGCGACATCCACGACATCGGCAAAAACCTGGTTTCGATGATGATGGAAGGCGCCGGTTTCGAAATTGTTGATCTGGGCATCAACAACCCGGTCGAGGATTATCTGGACGCCCTGACCCGTGAAGATGCCGATATTCTGGGCATGTCCGCCCTGCTGACCACCACCATGCCCTATATGAAAGTGGTGATCGACACGATGATCGAAAAAGGCATCCGTGACGATTATATCGTGCTGGTCGGCGGCGCCCCCTTGAACGAGGAATTCGGCAAAGCCATAGGCGCCAACGCTTACTGCCGCGATGCGGCGGTGGCTGTGGAAACGGCCAAGGATCTGATGTTGCGCAAACATAACCAGATGGCGGCGGGCTGA
- a CDS encoding phosphatidylglycerol lysyltransferase domain-containing protein: MPKATPSILAMQVRKYAPRQGVLLLLAAGFVALFYDRLSGLDHSAIWQGFHAVGALQWAGALLATGCSFWAVGRYDAVVHRILATGTCEKQAHRAGIAGIAISQTLGMGVFTGALVRWRMLPDVSLWQATRLSAAVALSFLAGWAVVTGVAVALLSPLVPPWLVVVPLTGAGALIAASLFAPPLTLFNRRIRWPALPAILSIISLSVLDTMAAAATLYILLPDVVGTSFSTLYPAFLLALGAALLSGTPGGVGPFEVTLLALLPDVGAEPVLGAVLAFRAVYYALPALLGLGLLAHGAKPATQTPAPLTKPAVIPRLNNLIANAPFAEANLLRQGDKMLLSQADSTAALIVARTGQSLTALRDPLNPQHTTDALQTLHRAAFAQARIPCLYKCNARTAARARRMGFHVLPIAQEVWLDLRKFTPDTPNHRQLRRKLRKSAAAGISILRPDTLPLPDMAAISDEWVRHNGGERRFSMGVFDPDFVQSQRVYLAMRNDRMQGFITLNTCHTEWSLDLMRQHGDAPDGTMHTLLMQAIRDGASANIPRLSLAALPYPQQNRLLQQILNKGTGNGLRQFKMSFAPNQQTLYIAAPNRAALCLAGLDIACAISPADRPPQDHYD, translated from the coding sequence ATGCCAAAGGCGACACCATCCATTCTGGCCATGCAGGTCCGCAAATACGCCCCGCGCCAAGGGGTCCTGCTGCTGTTGGCTGCCGGTTTCGTTGCGCTGTTTTACGACCGTTTGTCAGGGCTGGATCATTCGGCCATCTGGCAGGGGTTTCATGCGGTTGGCGCGCTGCAATGGGCCGGTGCCCTGCTGGCCACAGGATGCAGTTTCTGGGCGGTTGGCCGTTATGACGCCGTGGTGCACCGGATTTTGGCAACCGGAACCTGCGAAAAACAGGCCCACCGCGCGGGAATCGCCGGAATCGCGATTTCGCAAACACTGGGCATGGGGGTTTTCACCGGCGCATTGGTGCGCTGGCGGATGTTGCCGGACGTGTCCCTGTGGCAGGCCACCCGCCTGTCCGCTGCGGTGGCCCTTTCCTTTCTGGCAGGCTGGGCGGTGGTGACGGGGGTGGCTGTGGCACTGCTTTCCCCGCTCGTGCCGCCATGGCTGGTGGTGGTGCCGCTGACGGGGGCCGGCGCATTGATCGCCGCGTCGCTGTTTGCCCCGCCGCTGACACTGTTCAACCGGCGCATCCGGTGGCCCGCCCTGCCCGCGATCCTGTCGATCATCAGCCTGTCCGTGCTGGATACAATGGCCGCTGCTGCCACGCTCTATATCCTGTTGCCCGATGTTGTTGGGACAAGTTTTTCCACGCTTTACCCCGCCTTCCTGCTGGCCCTTGGCGCCGCACTGCTGTCCGGCACCCCCGGCGGGGTCGGCCCGTTCGAGGTAACCCTGCTGGCACTGCTGCCCGATGTCGGGGCCGAACCGGTGCTGGGCGCGGTTCTGGCCTTTCGGGCGGTTTACTACGCCCTGCCGGCGCTGCTGGGGCTGGGACTGCTGGCGCACGGCGCTAAACCGGCCACACAAACACCTGCTCCCCTGACCAAACCCGCCGTAATCCCCCGCCTGAACAACCTGATCGCCAACGCCCCCTTTGCCGAGGCCAATCTGCTGCGCCAGGGCGACAAAATGCTTTTGTCCCAAGCCGATAGCACCGCTGCCCTGATCGTGGCCCGCACTGGCCAATCCCTGACAGCCCTGCGGGACCCGCTCAATCCACAGCATACAACAGACGCCCTGCAAACCCTGCACCGCGCCGCCTTTGCCCAGGCGCGTATTCCCTGTCTTTACAAATGCAACGCCCGCACAGCCGCCCGCGCCCGCCGCATGGGGTTTCACGTTCTGCCCATCGCGCAAGAGGTCTGGCTGGACCTGCGCAAATTCACCCCCGACACCCCGAACCACCGCCAGTTGCGCCGCAAACTGCGCAAATCCGCAGCGGCCGGAATTTCGATCCTGCGCCCTGATACCCTGCCCCTGCCGGACATGGCGGCAATCTCGGACGAATGGGTCAGGCATAACGGTGGCGAGCGGCGGTTTTCAATGGGGGTATTTGACCCTGACTTTGTGCAAAGCCAGCGGGTCTATCTGGCGATGCGAAACGACCGGATGCAAGGGTTCATCACCCTGAATACCTGTCATACCGAATGGTCGCTGGACCTGATGCGCCAGCACGGGGATGCCCCCGACGGCACCATGCACACCCTTTTGATGCAGGCCATTCGGGACGGGGCATCGGCCAACATCCCGCGCCTGTCGCTGGCTGCCCTGCCCTATCCGCAGCAGAACCGGTTGCTCCAACAGATCCTGAATAAGGGCACCGGCAATGGCTTGCGCCAATTCAAGATGTCTTTTGCCCCCAATCAACAAACCCTCTACATTGCCGCGCCGAACCGGGCCGCCCTCTGTCTGGCCGGCCTCGACATAGCCTGCGCCATTTCCCCCGCCGATCGCCCGCCTCAAGATCATTATGATTAA
- the bmt gene encoding betaine--homocysteine S-methyltransferase — MTNALSRMLAERDWILADGATGTTLFNMGLSSGDAPELWNVEHPEKIRALYSGAVNAGSDLFLTNSFGGNASRLKLHGAEKRARELSRISAELGREVADAAGRTIIVAGSVGPTGEIMAPMGELTHELAVEIFHEQAEGLKEGGVDVLWCETISAPEEYKAAAEAFALADMPWCGTMSFDTAGRTMMGLTSAGMVDMVEKLKNPPIAYGANCGVGAADLLRTILGFAAQGSERPIIAKGNAGIPKFHDGHIHYDGTPELMGKYACLAADCGATIIGGCCGTTPEHLVAMRAALEAHTPGPRPTLETIAEVLGGFSSASDGTDDATPAARKNRRRNRG, encoded by the coding sequence ATGACCAACGCCCTATCGCGTATGCTGGCCGAACGGGACTGGATTCTGGCGGACGGGGCCACAGGCACCACGCTGTTCAACATGGGCCTGAGTTCAGGCGATGCGCCGGAACTATGGAACGTCGAGCACCCCGAAAAAATCCGCGCCCTGTATAGCGGGGCCGTAAATGCGGGCAGCGATCTGTTCCTGACCAACAGCTTTGGCGGCAATGCCTCGCGCCTGAAACTGCACGGGGCCGAAAAACGCGCCCGCGAATTGTCGCGCATCTCGGCCGAACTGGGCCGCGAGGTGGCCGATGCCGCAGGCCGGACCATCATCGTGGCCGGCTCGGTTGGGCCGACCGGCGAGATCATGGCCCCGATGGGCGAGCTGACCCACGAGTTGGCCGTCGAAATCTTCCACGAACAGGCCGAGGGTCTGAAAGAAGGCGGCGTCGATGTTTTGTGGTGCGAAACCATTTCCGCCCCCGAAGAATACAAAGCCGCCGCCGAAGCCTTTGCGCTGGCCGATATGCCATGGTGCGGCACGATGAGTTTCGATACCGCCGGGCGCACCATGATGGGCCTGACGTCGGCCGGCATGGTCGATATGGTCGAAAAGCTGAAAAACCCGCCGATTGCCTATGGCGCCAATTGTGGCGTCGGGGCAGCAGACCTTCTGCGCACCATCCTCGGCTTTGCCGCGCAAGGGTCGGAACGCCCGATCATTGCCAAAGGCAACGCCGGCATCCCGAAATTCCACGATGGCCATATCCACTATGACGGCACACCGGAACTGATGGGCAAATATGCCTGTCTGGCCGCCGATTGCGGGGCTACGATCATTGGCGGCTGCTGCGGCACCACGCCCGAACATCTGGTCGCCATGCGCGCCGCGCTCGAGGCCCACACACCCGGCCCGCGCCCCACACTGGAAACCATCGCCGAAGTGCTTGGCGGGTTCTCCTCGGCGTCGGACGGCACCGATGACGCCACCCCCGCCGCCCGCAAAAACCGCCGCCGCAACAGGGGTTAG
- a CDS encoding DUF1476 domain-containing protein: MSTFDDRETAFENKYAHDAEIQFKVNARSHKLLGLWAAEKLGKSGDEAEAYAKEVVISDLEEAGHEDVVRKVAGDLGDKSSADEIRAKMTELLAVAKEQVMSEV, from the coding sequence ATGAGCACATTCGACGACCGCGAAACCGCCTTCGAGAACAAATACGCCCATGACGCCGAAATCCAGTTCAAGGTGAATGCGCGCTCTCACAAGCTGTTGGGGCTGTGGGCCGCCGAAAAGCTGGGCAAATCCGGTGACGAGGCCGAGGCCTATGCCAAAGAAGTGGTTATTTCCGATCTGGAAGAAGCCGGTCACGAAGACGTTGTGCGCAAGGTTGCCGGTGATCTGGGTGACAAATCCAGCGCCGATGAAATCCGCGCCAAAATGACCGAACTGCTGGCCGTCGCCAAAGAACAGGTTATGTCAGAAGTCTGA
- the purS gene encoding phosphoribosylformylglycinamidine synthase subunit PurS: protein MKARVTVMLKNGVLDPQGEAVHHALDALGFDGVNGVRQGKVILLELAETDAAAAEKNVGEMCEKLLANTVIESYSIEIL, encoded by the coding sequence ATGAAAGCGCGTGTGACTGTGATGCTGAAAAACGGGGTTCTGGACCCGCAAGGCGAGGCGGTGCACCACGCGCTGGACGCTTTGGGTTTTGACGGGGTGAACGGGGTGCGGCAAGGCAAGGTGATCCTGCTGGAACTGGCCGAAACCGATGCTGCCGCCGCCGAAAAAAACGTGGGCGAGATGTGCGAGAAGCTGCTGGCCAATACGGTGATAGAATCTTACAGCATCGAGATTCTGTGA
- the purC gene encoding phosphoribosylaminoimidazolesuccinocarboxamide synthase: protein MSRRKMIYEGKAKILYEGPEPGTLVQYFKDDATAFNAEKMDVIDGKGALNNRLSEFFMKGLMQIGVPTHFIKRLNMREQLIRQVEIIPLEVIVRNVAAGSISKRLGIEEGTQLPRPIVEFSYKDDALGDPLVPEEYIIAFGWASQQDLDDIVSLALRVNDFMSGVMMAVGIKLVDFKIEIGRVWEGDFQRLIVADEISPDSCRLWDVETGEKLDKDVFRRDLGNLADAYTEVARRLGVLPVNGPQPGKPTLVN, encoded by the coding sequence ATGTCGCGACGCAAGATGATTTACGAAGGCAAAGCCAAAATCCTGTACGAAGGCCCCGAGCCTGGCACATTGGTGCAATATTTCAAGGATGATGCCACCGCCTTTAACGCCGAGAAGATGGATGTGATCGACGGCAAGGGCGCGTTGAACAACCGTCTTAGCGAATTCTTTATGAAGGGGCTGATGCAGATCGGTGTGCCGACCCATTTCATAAAACGTCTGAACATGCGCGAACAGTTGATCCGGCAGGTCGAGATCATCCCGCTGGAAGTGATCGTGCGCAATGTGGCCGCCGGTTCGATCTCCAAACGTCTGGGGATCGAGGAGGGCACACAACTGCCGCGCCCGATTGTCGAGTTTTCCTACAAGGATGATGCATTGGGCGATCCGCTGGTGCCCGAGGAATATATCATCGCCTTTGGCTGGGCCAGCCAGCAGGATCTGGACGATATCGTGTCGCTGGCGCTGCGGGTGAATGATTTCATGTCCGGTGTGATGATGGCGGTCGGGATCAAACTGGTGGATTTCAAGATCGAGATCGGCCGTGTCTGGGAGGGGGATTTCCAGCGGCTGATCGTGGCCGATGAAATCAGCCCCGACAGTTGCCGTTTGTGGGACGTTGAAACCGGCGAAAAGCTGGACAAGGACGTGTTCCGCCGTGATCTGGGCAATCTGGCCGATGCCTATACCGAAGTGGCGCGCCGCCTAGGTGTGCTGCCTGTAAACGGGCCGCAGCCCGGCAAACCAACGCTTGTCAACTAG
- the purQ gene encoding phosphoribosylformylglycinamidine synthase subunit PurQ: MRVGIVVFPGSNCDRDLEVAFRAAGADVTMIWHKETSLPKGLDMIGVPGGFSFGDYLRCGAIAAQSPICRAVVDHAKAGGYVLGVCNGFQILTETGLLPGALLRNANLKYICKTIPLTVENTDSAYTSGYSQGEQVMFPIAHHDGNYTADADTVARLEGDGRVAFRYADNPNGSTADIAGIFSQNRRVLGMMPHPERAADAKHGGTDGQALFRAVVGAMQHA, encoded by the coding sequence ATGCGGGTCGGGATTGTCGTTTTTCCGGGGTCCAACTGTGACCGTGATCTGGAAGTTGCCTTTCGCGCTGCTGGTGCCGATGTCACGATGATCTGGCACAAGGAAACATCCCTGCCCAAGGGGCTGGATATGATCGGGGTTCCGGGTGGGTTTTCCTTTGGCGATTACCTGCGTTGCGGTGCGATTGCGGCGCAATCCCCGATCTGCCGCGCGGTGGTCGATCATGCCAAGGCGGGTGGCTATGTGCTGGGGGTTTGCAACGGTTTCCAGATCCTGACCGAAACCGGCCTGTTGCCCGGTGCGCTGCTGCGCAACGCCAACCTGAAATACATCTGCAAGACCATTCCCCTGACGGTGGAAAACACCGACAGCGCCTATACATCGGGGTACAGTCAGGGCGAACAGGTGATGTTCCCGATTGCCCATCACGATGGCAACTATACCGCCGACGCCGATACCGTTGCGCGTCTTGAGGGCGATGGGCGTGTGGCGTTTCGCTATGCCGACAACCCCAATGGTTCGACCGCCGATATCGCGGGGATCTTTAGCCAGAACCGCCGTGTGCTGGGAATGATGCCCCACCCCGAACGGGCGGCCGATGCAAAACATGGCGGCACCGATGGACAGGCGCTTTTCCGCGCGGTTGTCGGGGCGATGCAGCACGCCTAG